The Triticum dicoccoides isolate Atlit2015 ecotype Zavitan unplaced genomic scaffold, WEW_v2.0 scaffold169905, whole genome shotgun sequence DNA window GCGCCAAATACATACCTACAGGACGTGGGTTTGTTGTGTACCATGCAAAGTTTGCTGAAAATTATCGCATGTACTCCCGAAGCCACTTTGTTAAAGGACTTGAGCTGTTAATACTTCTGGTTGTATATCTAGCCTATGGAAGGTCGTACCGCACCAACTCGAGCTTGTACCTATTTGTCACCTTCTCCATATGGTTCATGGTGGCATCTTGGCTGTTTGCACCATTTATCTTCAATCCATCATGCTTTGAGTGGCAGAAGACGGTTGATGACTGGACAGATTGGAGGAAGTGGATGGGTAACCGTGGGGGTATCGGTATGTCTGGAGATCAAAGCTGGGAGGCTTGGTGGAGAAGTGAGCAGGCGCACCTCAGGAAAACCAGTGTTCGTGCTCTCATCTTGGAAATCCTCATGTCTCTTCGTTTCTTGATCTACCAGTATGGTATTGTGTATCATCTCAAAATTGCACGCCACAACACAAGCATTCTGGTACTTTCTCTACATAACTAAGATGTGCTTTAATCAATTTGTACTAGTTCATTACAGCCTGGTTGCAGTGTATCCTAATGGATGTATTTTTCATTTCCTATGGATCCACCTCTAGGTGTATGGGTTGTCATGGCTGGTTATGCTGACGGTTCTAATAGTATTGAAGGTAAGGCTTTGGCATTTCGTTTAATTTTGATCAGTTACCTGTCTCCAATGGACGCATAACATTTGGATCTGGATGTTGTACCTCAATTCTCTTCAGATGGTTTCCATAGGACGGCAGAAATTTGGGACAGATCTTCAGCTTATGTTCCGCATCATCAAGGGCATTCTCTTTCTTGGCTTTGTCACTGTGATGGCGGTC harbors:
- the LOC119344475 gene encoding callose synthase 7-like — protein: LTVYVFLYGRLYLVLSGLEKSILLDPRIQENIEPLQNVLASQSVFQLGLLLVLPMVVEVGLEKGFRTALGEFIIMQLQLASVFFTFQLGTKTHYYGRTILHGGAKYIPTGRGFVVYHAKFAENYRMYSRSHFVKGLELLILLVVYLAYGRSYRTNSSLYLFVTFSIWFMVASWLFAPFIFNPSCFEWQKTVDDWTDWRKWMGNRGGIGMSGDQSWEAWWRSEQAHLRKTSVRALILEILMSLRFLIYQYGIVYHLKIARHNTSILVYGLSWLVMLTVLIVLKMVSIGRQKFGTDLQLMFRIIKGILFLGFVTVMAVLFAIGGLTITDVLACTLGFLPTGWCILL